In Geobacter anodireducens, a genomic segment contains:
- a CDS encoding RND transporter: MILSDLSIKRPVFATVMMLVLVTLGAFSYRLLSVEMYPNVEMPVISIVTKYPGASPETVEREVSKRIEEAVNQIAGVKHVVSTSRESVSTVVVEFRLEERTNEVAQEAWAKVNSVRGQLPAGIEDPIIQKLDFNALPVAALAIQSKTLSQRELTTLVDKRIRKRFESVAGVGKVEMVGGAKREVNVQVDPVRLESLGLGANDVVRGLQNENVNTPLGRITREGAEYPLRIDGKPDLVGDYRSMVVAQKGGRPITLGEVAAISDGVEERRTLALVNGVPAIGIDIYKQSGANQVQVVDNVRKVMEKIRKELPPEVSLTLVRDSSIMTRQSLADVEETLIIGGILTVIIVFLFINSWRSTVITGVTLPISVISSFIIMNAMGMTLNVMTLMALSLSIGLLIDDAIVVRENIVRHLEMGKDHMEASRFGTSEIGLAVFATTLSILAVFVPVAFMRGIVGRFFFPFGITVSFAVLVSLFVSFTLDPMLSSRWHDPAVHAHGKRRGLARWLESFNDWFDRAADRYRLAIAWALDHRRTVIATAALTFFLGIAVMGTLESSFMSEEDTSEFQVSFTAAPNASITESEGRLKAMLAAIGDIPEISHTYSTIGAGDGGTVRDGLLYVKLREKKERERGQFEVERVVRQRLQRIAGITFSIEKVGNVGGAAKPLNVNLKGDDIGLLKSYAAQLKEKMYTIPGIVDVSATLEHDTPEYRLRVDREKALSAGVTSNDVVTALSRLVGGEAVTTYEDEDGDAVDVRVRLPEALRQDPAQVRDLKISVPDSAGGTKLIPLASVSTESVAATPSEVNRRDLSRLVTVSANLDGLPIGTAVKKVEEVSKTIAMAPGYSIGFSGEAEDMAESFGYMGESLLLAVVFVFLILAAQFESFFEPLAIMLSLPLSIVGMAGMLKLTGDTINIMSLIGLIMLMGLVTKNAILLVDYAKVLRRRDGLPRREAVIEAGRTRLRPIAMTTLAMIFGMLPLFLGIGAGGEGRAPMARAVVGGLITSSLLTLIVVPVMYTYTDDLAVRLRRWWRGNGEGELATGPAGGPAPGGLVASILKKARGIFLKKFFGVFACLITLGTGAFSAEAAEIRVLTLDQALAMADERNRDIAKAREFFRQVEGRYVEERSAALPQFTITGSASWLDDRSQKALAGGFIPTRQDVRAAGVELSQALYTWGKVSAAIRAADLGFRTADEQLRAARQDARRDVAVAFYDILLAREQLAISSQNLEQKGRHLDEAQRKYAAGVATDYDVLAAGVSVENARPEVIRAENLTRLATDRLRYFLALDQEIDVEGALSFEPAAVPSHAEALAVARRQRPELEELRRRIDMAGELVAVADAEDKPRLDLKAGYGWRQLEAGDGRGDGAAWNVGLYLSFPVFDGLKARGKVAQAESERRSLRIEEAKLMDSVSLEIRDAVNNVREAREIVSALEGTVAQAERLLAMAEQGFELGVKIRLEVDDAELNLRQARGNLAKARRDYLVARVNLERVMGVLGEEGADRNKM, encoded by the coding sequence ATGATCCTGTCCGACCTGTCCATCAAGCGTCCTGTCTTCGCCACGGTGATGATGCTCGTGCTCGTCACGCTGGGGGCGTTTTCCTATCGGCTGTTGTCGGTGGAGATGTACCCCAACGTGGAGATGCCGGTCATCTCCATTGTCACCAAATACCCCGGCGCCTCGCCGGAGACCGTGGAGCGGGAAGTCTCCAAGCGTATCGAGGAAGCGGTCAACCAGATCGCCGGGGTGAAGCATGTGGTTTCCACGTCCCGCGAGAGTGTTTCCACCGTGGTCGTCGAGTTCCGCCTGGAAGAGCGGACCAACGAGGTGGCCCAGGAAGCCTGGGCCAAGGTGAACTCGGTCCGGGGACAGCTTCCCGCCGGGATCGAGGACCCCATCATCCAGAAGCTCGACTTCAATGCCTTGCCGGTGGCGGCCCTGGCGATCCAATCCAAGACCCTGTCGCAGCGTGAGCTGACGACCCTGGTGGACAAGCGGATCAGGAAGCGCTTCGAGAGCGTGGCGGGTGTCGGCAAGGTTGAAATGGTCGGCGGCGCCAAGCGGGAAGTCAACGTTCAGGTTGATCCGGTGCGGCTGGAATCCCTCGGCCTCGGGGCGAACGACGTGGTGCGGGGGCTCCAGAACGAAAACGTGAACACTCCCCTGGGCCGCATCACGCGCGAGGGGGCGGAATACCCCCTGCGGATCGACGGCAAGCCCGATCTGGTGGGGGACTACCGCTCCATGGTCGTCGCCCAGAAGGGGGGGCGCCCCATTACCCTCGGTGAAGTGGCCGCCATTTCCGACGGGGTGGAGGAGCGGCGCACCCTGGCGCTCGTCAACGGCGTGCCAGCCATCGGCATCGATATCTACAAGCAGTCCGGGGCCAACCAGGTCCAGGTGGTGGACAACGTCAGGAAGGTCATGGAGAAAATCCGCAAGGAACTGCCTCCCGAGGTGTCGCTGACCCTGGTGCGCGACTCATCGATCATGACCCGCCAGTCCCTGGCCGACGTGGAGGAGACGCTCATCATCGGCGGCATCCTCACCGTCATCATCGTGTTCCTGTTCATTAACTCCTGGCGCTCCACGGTCATCACCGGGGTGACGCTCCCCATCTCGGTCATCTCGTCCTTCATCATCATGAACGCCATGGGCATGACCCTCAACGTGATGACCCTCATGGCCCTTTCCCTCTCCATCGGGCTGCTCATCGACGACGCAATCGTGGTGCGGGAGAATATCGTCCGGCACCTGGAGATGGGCAAGGACCACATGGAGGCGTCCCGCTTCGGGACCAGCGAGATCGGTCTGGCGGTGTTCGCCACGACCCTGTCGATTCTGGCGGTGTTCGTGCCCGTGGCATTCATGCGGGGCATCGTGGGACGCTTCTTCTTCCCCTTCGGCATCACGGTTTCGTTTGCCGTGCTGGTGTCGCTCTTCGTCTCCTTCACCCTCGACCCGATGCTTTCCTCCCGCTGGCACGACCCGGCCGTTCACGCCCACGGCAAGCGCAGGGGCCTGGCTCGCTGGCTCGAATCCTTCAACGACTGGTTCGACCGTGCCGCCGACCGTTACCGCCTGGCAATAGCCTGGGCGCTCGACCATCGCCGGACGGTCATCGCCACGGCGGCCCTGACATTTTTCCTGGGCATCGCCGTCATGGGAACCCTGGAATCATCCTTCATGTCCGAAGAGGATACGAGCGAATTCCAGGTGTCCTTCACTGCCGCGCCGAACGCCAGCATCACCGAGAGCGAGGGCCGGCTGAAGGCCATGCTGGCTGCCATCGGAGACATTCCCGAAATCAGCCATACCTATTCGACCATCGGCGCCGGCGACGGGGGTACGGTGCGCGACGGCCTTCTCTACGTGAAGCTCAGGGAGAAGAAGGAGCGCGAGCGGGGGCAGTTCGAGGTCGAGCGGGTGGTCAGGCAGCGGCTGCAGCGGATCGCCGGCATTACCTTCTCCATCGAGAAGGTGGGTAATGTGGGCGGGGCGGCCAAGCCCCTCAACGTGAACCTGAAAGGCGACGACATCGGACTTCTGAAGTCGTACGCGGCCCAGCTCAAGGAAAAGATGTACACGATTCCGGGGATTGTGGACGTTTCCGCGACCCTGGAGCACGACACGCCGGAATACCGGCTGCGGGTGGACCGGGAAAAGGCCCTCTCCGCCGGCGTCACCAGCAACGACGTGGTCACGGCCCTTTCGAGGCTGGTGGGGGGCGAGGCCGTGACCACCTATGAGGACGAGGATGGCGATGCCGTGGACGTGCGGGTGAGGCTGCCCGAGGCGCTGCGCCAGGATCCGGCCCAGGTGCGCGACCTGAAGATCTCGGTGCCGGACAGTGCCGGCGGCACCAAGCTGATTCCCCTGGCCAGCGTCAGCACCGAGTCCGTGGCGGCCACCCCCTCCGAGGTAAACCGTCGCGACCTGTCCCGGCTGGTGACGGTTTCGGCCAACCTGGACGGGCTTCCCATCGGCACGGCGGTCAAGAAGGTGGAGGAGGTCTCCAAAACCATAGCCATGGCGCCGGGGTACAGCATCGGTTTTTCGGGCGAGGCGGAAGACATGGCCGAATCGTTCGGCTACATGGGGGAATCGCTCCTGCTGGCCGTTGTCTTTGTCTTTCTGATCCTGGCCGCCCAGTTCGAATCGTTTTTCGAGCCCCTGGCAATCATGCTGTCGCTGCCGCTTTCCATTGTCGGCATGGCCGGGATGCTGAAACTGACCGGCGACACTATCAATATCATGTCGCTCATCGGCCTCATCATGCTCATGGGGCTCGTCACCAAAAACGCCATCCTGCTGGTGGACTACGCCAAGGTCCTCCGGCGACGGGACGGTCTGCCGCGCCGCGAGGCGGTGATCGAGGCAGGCCGGACCAGGCTCCGTCCCATCGCCATGACGACTCTGGCCATGATCTTCGGCATGCTGCCGTTATTCCTCGGCATCGGCGCCGGCGGCGAGGGGCGGGCTCCCATGGCCCGCGCCGTGGTGGGCGGGCTCATCACGTCATCGCTCCTCACCCTGATCGTGGTTCCGGTCATGTACACCTACACGGACGACCTGGCCGTCCGGCTCAGGCGCTGGTGGCGGGGCAACGGGGAGGGGGAGCTTGCTACCGGTCCGGCCGGCGGTCCCGCGCCGGGGGGGCTGGTTGCTTCGATCCTGAAAAAGGCGCGCGGGATTTTCCTGAAGAAGTTCTTCGGCGTGTTCGCCTGCCTCATCACCCTCGGCACCGGCGCTTTCTCCGCTGAGGCAGCAGAGATCCGCGTCCTGACCCTCGACCAGGCCCTTGCCATGGCCGACGAGCGCAACCGCGACATTGCGAAGGCCCGGGAGTTCTTCCGGCAGGTGGAGGGGCGGTACGTGGAGGAGCGGAGCGCGGCGCTGCCCCAGTTCACCATCACCGGCTCGGCATCTTGGCTGGATGACCGCAGCCAGAAAGCCCTGGCCGGCGGCTTTATCCCCACGCGGCAGGATGTGCGCGCCGCCGGGGTGGAGCTTTCCCAGGCCCTGTACACCTGGGGCAAGGTGAGCGCCGCCATCCGGGCGGCCGATCTCGGCTTCAGGACCGCGGACGAGCAGCTCCGCGCGGCGCGGCAGGATGCCCGCCGGGATGTGGCGGTCGCGTTTTACGATATTCTGCTGGCTCGCGAACAGCTTGCCATCAGCAGCCAGAACCTGGAGCAAAAAGGGCGGCACCTGGATGAGGCCCAGCGCAAGTACGCCGCCGGCGTGGCCACCGACTACGATGTGCTTGCCGCCGGCGTATCGGTGGAAAACGCGCGGCCGGAGGTCATCCGGGCCGAAAACCTGACGCGGCTGGCCACGGACCGGCTTCGTTATTTTCTGGCGCTCGACCAGGAGATCGACGTGGAAGGGGCGCTGTCGTTCGAGCCTGCGGCGGTTCCTTCCCACGCCGAGGCCCTGGCCGTGGCGCGGCGCCAGCGGCCCGAGCTCGAGGAGCTGCGCCGGCGGATCGACATGGCTGGTGAGCTGGTGGCGGTAGCCGATGCGGAGGACAAGCCGCGCCTGGACCTGAAGGCGGGTTACGGCTGGCGCCAGCTCGAAGCCGGGGATGGCCGCGGCGACGGAGCTGCGTGGAACGTGGGACTGTATCTGAGCTTTCCGGTCTTTGACGGGCTTAAGGCGCGGGGCAAGGTCGCCCAGGCGGAAAGCGAACGGCGCAGCCTCAGGATCGAGGAGGCGAAGCTGATGGACTCCGTTTCCCTCGAAATACGGGATGCCGTCAACAATGTCCGGGAGGCGCGCGAAATCGTCTCGGCCCTCGAAGGGACCGTCGCCCAAGCGGAGCGTCTCCTGGCCATGGCCGAGCAGGGGTTCGAGCTGGGCGTGAAAATCCGCCTGGAGGTTGACGATGCAGAGCTGAATCTCCGACAGGCGCGGGGCAATCTGGCCAAGGCGCGCAGGGACTACCTCGTTGCCCGGGTGAACCTTGAGCGGGTCATGGGTGTCTTGGGCGAAGAGGGCGCGGACAGGAACAAGATGTAA
- a CDS encoding 2-oxoisovalerate dehydrogenase, protein MPQLNMVQAINLALREEMARDNRLVVLGEDVGRDGGVFRVTEGLFEQFGGERVMDTPLSESAIAGAAIGMAVCGMRPVAEIQFMGFIYAAFDQLVAHAARIRTRSRGRFTCPLVIRTPYGGGIKAPELHEESTEALFCHVPGLKVVVPSGPYSAKGLLLAAIRDPDPVLFLEPTRLYRLVKEEVPEGDYTLPLGTARIVRQGGAVTVAAWGSMLQRTIQAVEGYDAEVIDPMTLAPFDWETLLASVRKTGRLVIVHEAPLTCGLGAEIAATVAEEAILHLRGPVLRVTAPDVPVPLARLMDRYLPSPERIRAAVEEVLAY, encoded by the coding sequence ATGCCTCAACTGAATATGGTCCAGGCAATAAACCTCGCCCTGCGGGAAGAGATGGCCCGGGACAACCGGCTGGTGGTCCTCGGCGAGGACGTGGGCAGAGACGGCGGCGTGTTCCGGGTGACGGAGGGGCTGTTCGAGCAGTTCGGCGGGGAACGGGTCATGGACACTCCCCTGTCGGAATCGGCCATAGCCGGGGCGGCCATCGGCATGGCCGTGTGCGGCATGCGTCCCGTGGCGGAGATCCAGTTCATGGGGTTCATCTATGCCGCCTTCGACCAGCTCGTGGCCCACGCGGCACGCATCCGCACCCGGTCCCGGGGCCGCTTCACCTGCCCGCTGGTTATCCGCACCCCCTATGGCGGCGGCATCAAGGCGCCGGAACTCCACGAGGAGAGCACCGAGGCCCTGTTCTGCCACGTGCCGGGGCTCAAGGTGGTGGTCCCCTCGGGGCCTTACAGCGCCAAGGGGCTCCTGCTGGCCGCCATCCGCGATCCGGACCCGGTGCTCTTCCTGGAGCCGACCCGCCTCTACCGGCTGGTGAAGGAGGAAGTGCCCGAGGGGGACTACACCCTGCCCCTGGGCACGGCCCGGATCGTCCGGCAGGGAGGCGCGGTGACCGTGGCCGCCTGGGGCAGCATGCTCCAGCGGACCATCCAGGCCGTTGAAGGATACGATGCCGAGGTGATCGACCCCATGACCCTGGCTCCCTTTGACTGGGAGACGCTGCTGGCATCGGTGCGGAAGACCGGCCGGCTCGTCATTGTCCACGAGGCGCCGCTGACCTGCGGCCTGGGGGCCGAAATCGCCGCCACCGTGGCGGAGGAGGCGATCCTCCACCTGCGGGGTCCGGTGCTGCGGGTTACGGCTCCGGACGTTCCGGTGCCCCTGGCCCGGCTCATGGACCGGTACCTGCCGTCTCCGGAGCGGATCCGGGCGGCCGTCGAGGAAGTGCTGGCCTACTGA
- a CDS encoding branched-chain alpha-keto acid dehydrogenase subunit E2, whose translation MPYDFKLPDLGEGITEAELRRWLVKEGDTVTEHQPVAEVETDKAVVEVPSPRAGRVQSLARREGETVMVGETLLTIAVEEETPPVRKPSVGIVGELPEAEEAVGTQQPDILATPLVRKLARERGIDLATVRGSGPRGSITPEDVAGAGAPVRPDAGEFGPSERIPLRGVRRSIARNVMTSQRNTAFVTGMEEADITDLWHLREREQQAVEQRGIHLTVLPFFIKAVQHALREHPYLNAAIDDAAGDIILKKHYHFGIAVETPDGLMVPVIRHVDAKSIIELASELQELGRKARERTITLDEMRGSTFTLTNFGHFGGVFATPVINWPDVAILGLGRIADRPWVHAGRIAIRTILPLSLTFDHRVTDGADAAQFLRKVVNYLEDPALLFIESI comes from the coding sequence ATGCCGTATGACTTCAAGCTCCCCGATCTGGGCGAGGGCATAACCGAGGCGGAACTGCGCCGCTGGCTCGTGAAGGAAGGCGACACCGTGACCGAGCACCAGCCGGTGGCCGAGGTGGAGACCGACAAGGCAGTGGTGGAGGTTCCCTCGCCCCGGGCCGGGAGGGTCCAGAGTCTTGCCCGGCGTGAGGGCGAAACCGTCATGGTCGGAGAGACGCTCCTGACCATCGCTGTCGAGGAAGAGACTCCCCCCGTGCGAAAACCCTCCGTGGGGATCGTGGGCGAACTCCCCGAGGCGGAGGAAGCCGTCGGGACGCAGCAGCCGGACATCCTCGCCACCCCCCTGGTCAGGAAGCTGGCCCGGGAACGGGGCATCGACCTGGCAACCGTGCGGGGAAGCGGCCCCCGGGGGAGCATCACCCCCGAAGACGTGGCGGGCGCGGGCGCCCCGGTCCGCCCGGATGCCGGCGAGTTCGGGCCGTCGGAGCGGATTCCCCTGCGGGGGGTACGGCGGTCCATTGCCCGCAACGTCATGACCTCCCAGCGGAACACCGCCTTTGTCACCGGAATGGAAGAGGCAGACATCACCGACCTGTGGCACCTGCGGGAACGGGAGCAGCAGGCGGTGGAACAGCGGGGCATCCACCTCACCGTTCTCCCCTTCTTCATCAAGGCGGTCCAGCACGCGCTGCGGGAGCACCCCTACCTGAACGCGGCCATTGACGACGCAGCCGGAGACATCATCCTCAAAAAGCACTATCACTTCGGCATTGCCGTGGAGACCCCAGACGGCCTCATGGTGCCGGTAATCCGCCACGTGGACGCCAAGAGCATCATCGAACTGGCCTCGGAGCTCCAGGAACTGGGCCGCAAGGCCCGGGAGCGGACCATTACCCTGGACGAAATGAGGGGCAGCACCTTCACCCTCACCAACTTCGGCCACTTCGGGGGCGTGTTCGCCACCCCCGTCATCAACTGGCCCGACGTGGCCATCCTCGGCTTAGGCCGCATCGCCGACCGTCCCTGGGTCCACGCCGGCCGCATCGCCATCCGCACGATTCTCCCCCTGTCCCTCACCTTCGACCACCGGGTCACCGACGGGGCCGACGCGGCCCAGTTCCTGCGCAAGGTCGTCAATTACCTGGAAGATCCGGCACTCCTGTTCATCGAAAGCATCTGA